A window from Macaca thibetana thibetana isolate TM-01 chromosome 7, ASM2454274v1, whole genome shotgun sequence encodes these proteins:
- the CMTM5 gene encoding CKLF-like MARVEL transmembrane domain-containing protein 5 isoform X2, giving the protein MKMLSVRDRRDRPPEEGVVAELQGFAVDKAFFTSHKGILLETELALTLIIFICFTASISAYMAAALLEFFITLAFLFLYATQYYQHFNRLNWPCLVFGIILVSVFAYDAFKIYRTEMAPGAIQGDQQ; this is encoded by the exons ATGAAGATGCTCAGTGTTCGGGATCGCCGGGACCGGCCCCCTGAGGAGGGGGTAGTTGCAGAGCTCCAGGGCTTCGCGGTGGACAAGGCCTTCTTCACCTCCCACAAAGGCATCCTGCTGGAAACCGAGCTG GCCCTGACCCTCATCATCTTCATCTGCTTCACGGCCTCCATCTCTGCCTACATGGCCGCGGCGCTGCTGGAGTTCTTCATCACActtgccttcctcttcctctatGCCACCCAGTACTACCAGCACTTCAACCGGCTTAACTGGCCCTGTCTG GTTTTTGGCATCATCCTGGTTTCCGTCTTTGCCTATGATGCATTCAAGATCTACCGGACTGAGATGGCACCCGGGGCCATCCAGG GGGACCAGCAGTGA
- the CMTM5 gene encoding CKLF-like MARVEL transmembrane domain-containing protein 5 isoform X1 — protein sequence MKMLSVRDRRDRPPEEGVVAELQGFAVDKAFFTSHKGILLETELALTLIIFICFTASISAYMAAALLEFFITLAFLFLYATQYYQHFNRLNWPCLDFLRCVSAIIIFLVVSFAAVTSRDGAAIAAFVFGIILVSVFAYDAFKIYRTEMAPGAIQGDQQ from the exons ATGAAGATGCTCAGTGTTCGGGATCGCCGGGACCGGCCCCCTGAGGAGGGGGTAGTTGCAGAGCTCCAGGGCTTCGCGGTGGACAAGGCCTTCTTCACCTCCCACAAAGGCATCCTGCTGGAAACCGAGCTG GCCCTGACCCTCATCATCTTCATCTGCTTCACGGCCTCCATCTCTGCCTACATGGCCGCGGCGCTGCTGGAGTTCTTCATCACActtgccttcctcttcctctatGCCACCCAGTACTACCAGCACTTCAACCGGCTTAACTGGCCCTGTCTG GACTTCCTGCGCTGTGTCAGTGCCATCATCATCTTCCTGGTGGTCTCCTTTGCAGCTGTGACCTCCCGGGATGGAGCTGCCATTGCTGCTTTT GTTTTTGGCATCATCCTGGTTTCCGTCTTTGCCTATGATGCATTCAAGATCTACCGGACTGAGATGGCACCCGGGGCCATCCAGG GGGACCAGCAGTGA
- the IL25 gene encoding interleukin-25 isoform X2 has translation MYQVIAFLAMVMGTHTYSHWPSCCPSKGYPSEELLRWSTVPVPPLKPASLDFHSVSCRASEDGPLNSRAISPWRYELDRDLNRLPQDLYHARCLCPHCVSLQTGSHMDPRGNSELLYHNQTVFYRRPCHGKKGNHKGYCLERRLYRVSLACVCVRPRVMG, from the exons ATGTACCAG GTGATTGCATTCTTGGCAATGGTCATGGGAACCCACACCTACAGCCACTGGCCCAGCTGCTGCCCCAGCAAAGGATACCCGTCTGAGGAGTTGCTGAGGTGGAGCACTGTGCCTGTGCCTCCTCTAAAGCCGGCTAGCCTCGACTTCCACTCAGTATCCTGTAGGGCCAGTGAAGATGGGCCCCTCAACAGCAGGGCCATCTCCCCCTGGAGATATGA GTTGGACAGAGACTTGAACCGGCTCCCCCAGGACCTGTACCACGCCCGTTGCCTGTGCCCACACTGCGTCAGCCTACAGACAGGCTCCCACATGGACCCCCGGGGCAACTCGGAGCTGCTCTACCACAACCAGACTGTCTTCTACCGGCGGCCGTGCCATGGCAAGAAGGGCAACCACAAGGGCTACTGCCTGGAGCGCAGGCTGTACCGTGTTTCcttggcttgtgtgtgtgtgcggccCCGTGTGATGGGCTAG
- the IL25 gene encoding interleukin-25 isoform X1, protein MRGQPRLGENSSLISLFLQVIAFLAMVMGTHTYSHWPSCCPSKGYPSEELLRWSTVPVPPLKPASLDFHSVSCRASEDGPLNSRAISPWRYELDRDLNRLPQDLYHARCLCPHCVSLQTGSHMDPRGNSELLYHNQTVFYRRPCHGKKGNHKGYCLERRLYRVSLACVCVRPRVMG, encoded by the exons ATGAGGGGGCAACCCAGATTAGGTGAGAACAGTTCTCTCATTAGCCTTTTCCTACAGGTGATTGCATTCTTGGCAATGGTCATGGGAACCCACACCTACAGCCACTGGCCCAGCTGCTGCCCCAGCAAAGGATACCCGTCTGAGGAGTTGCTGAGGTGGAGCACTGTGCCTGTGCCTCCTCTAAAGCCGGCTAGCCTCGACTTCCACTCAGTATCCTGTAGGGCCAGTGAAGATGGGCCCCTCAACAGCAGGGCCATCTCCCCCTGGAGATATGA GTTGGACAGAGACTTGAACCGGCTCCCCCAGGACCTGTACCACGCCCGTTGCCTGTGCCCACACTGCGTCAGCCTACAGACAGGCTCCCACATGGACCCCCGGGGCAACTCGGAGCTGCTCTACCACAACCAGACTGTCTTCTACCGGCGGCCGTGCCATGGCAAGAAGGGCAACCACAAGGGCTACTGCCTGGAGCGCAGGCTGTACCGTGTTTCcttggcttgtgtgtgtgtgcggccCCGTGTGATGGGCTAG
- the EFS gene encoding embryonal Fyn-associated substrate isoform X1: MAIATSAQLARALYDNTAESPQELSFRRGDVLRVLQREGAGGLDGWCLCSLHGQQGIVPANRVKLLPAGPAPKPGLSPAPPAQLGSPYPAPDHSNEDQEVYVVPPPARPCPTSGPPAGPCPPSPDPIYKIPRASGTQLAAPRDVLEVYDVPPTALRVLSSSPYDCPASFSHPLTRVALQPPEEDDAPYDVPLTPKPPAELEPDLEWEGGREPGPPIYAAPSNLKRASALLNLYEAPEELLADGEGGGTDEGIYDVPLLGPEAPPSPEPPGALASHDQDTLAQLLARSPPPPHRPRLPSAESLSRRPLPALPVPEAPSPSPVPSPAPGRKGSIQDRPLPPPPPRLPGYGGPKVEGDPEGREMEDDPAGHHNEYEGIPMAEEYDYVHLKGMDKAQGSRPPDQACTRDPELLERGMPALQEALSPGEPLVLSTGDLQLLHFYAGQCQSHYSALQVAVAALMSSTQANQPPRLFVPHSKRVVVAAHRLVFVGDTLGRLAASAPLRAQVRTGGTALGQALRATVLAVKGAALGYPSSPAVQEMMQCVTELAGQALRFTTLLTSLAP; the protein is encoded by the exons ATGGCCATTGCCACGTCG gcccagctggccCGGGCACTGTATGACAACACCGCTGAGTCCCCCCAGGAGCTGTCCTTCCGCCGAGGGGACGTCCTACGGGTCCTGCAGAGAGAGGGCGCTGGTGGACTGGACGGCTGGTGCCTCTGCTCCCTACACGGCCAGCAGGGCATTGTGCCCGCCAACAGGGTGAAGCTCCTGCCTGCTGGCCCAGCACCCAAGCCTGGCCTCTCTCCTGCACCCCCAGCCCAGCTTGGCTCACCATATCCAGCCCCAGATCACAGCAATGAGGACCAGGAG GTGTATGTGGTGCCGCCCCCAGCTCGGCCCTGTCCAACCTCAGGACCTCCAGCTGGACCTTGCCCACCCTCTCCTGACCCCATCTACAAGATCCCCAGAGCCAGTGGTACCCAGCTGGCTGCTCCCAGAGATGTCTTAGAG GTCTACGATGTGCCCCCTACCGCCCTTCGGGTGCTCTCCAGTAGCCCCTATGACTGCCCTGCCTCCTTTTCCCACCCTCTGACCCGGGTTGCCCTGCAGCCCCCTGAAGAGGATGATGCTCCCTATGATGTGCCTCTGACCCCAAAGCCACCTGCAGAGCTGGAACCAGATCTGGAGTGGGAAGGAGGCCGGGAACCAGGGCCCCCCATCTACGCTGCCCCCTCCAACCTGAAACGAGCGTCAGCCTTACTCAATCTGTATGAAGCACCCGAGGAACTGCTGGCAGATGGGGAAGGTGGGGGCACTGATGAGGGGATCTACGATGTGCCTCTGCTGGGTCCAGAGGCTCCCCCTTCTCCAGAGCCCCCTGGAGCGCTGGCCTCCCATGACCAGGACACCCTGGCCCAGCTTCTGGCCAGAAGCCCCCCACCTCCACACAGGCCCCGGCTCCCCTCAGCTGAGAGCCTGTCCCGCCGCCCTCTGCCTGCCCTGCCTGTCCctgaggcccccagcccctccccagtgccctctcctgccccaggaCGGAAGGGCAGCATCCAGGACCggcctctgcccccacccccaccccgcctgCCTGGCTATGGGGGCCCCAAGGTCGAGGGGGATCCAGAGGGCAGGGAGATGGAAGATGACCCAGCAGGACACCACAATGAGTACGAGGGCATTCCAATGGCCGAGGAGTATGACTATGTCCACCTGAAG GGCATGGACAAAGCTCAGGGATCTAGGCCCCCGGATCAGGCCTGCACAAGGGATCCTGAACTGCTGGAGAGGGGAATGCCGGCGCTGCAG GAGGCCCTGTCCCCAGGGGAGCCACTGGTTCTGTCCACCGGAGATCTACAGCTCCTGCACTTCTACGCTGGGCAATGCCAGAGCCACTACTCGGCCCTGCAAGTGGCCGTGGCAGCCCTGATGTCCAGTACCCAGGCTAATCAGCCCCCGCGACTCTTCGTGCCCCACAGCAAGAGGGTGGTGGTGGCTGCTCATCGCCTGGTGTTTGTTGGGGACACCCTAGGCCGGCTGGCAGCCTCTGCCCCTCTGAGAGCACAGGTTAGGACTGGAGGTACAGCACTAGGCCAGGCATTGCGGGCCACTGTGCTGGCTGTCAAGGGAGCTGCCCTGGGCTACCCATCCAGCCCTGCCGTCCAAGAGATGATGCAGTGTGTAACAGAACTGGCAGGGCAGGCCCTGCGATTCACCACCCTGCTCACTAGCCTGGCTCCCTGA
- the EFS gene encoding embryonal Fyn-associated substrate isoform X3, which produces MAIATSAQLARALYDNTAESPQELSFRRGDVLRVLQREGAGGLDGWCLCSLHGQQGIVPANRVKLLPAGPAPKPGLSPAPPAQLGSPYPAPDHSNEDQEVYVVPPPARPCPTSGPPAGPCPPSPDPIYKIPRASGTQLAAPRDVLEVYDVPPTALRVLSSSPYDCPASFSHPLTRVALQPPEEDDAPYDVPLTPKPPAELEPDLEWEGGREPGPPIYAAPSNLKRASALLNLYEAPEELLADGEGRKGSIQDRPLPPPPPRLPGYGGPKVEGDPEGREMEDDPAGHHNEYEGIPMAEEYDYVHLKGMDKAQGSRPPDQACTRDPELLERGMPALQEALSPGEPLVLSTGDLQLLHFYAGQCQSHYSALQVAVAALMSSTQANQPPRLFVPHSKRVVVAAHRLVFVGDTLGRLAASAPLRAQVRTGGTALGQALRATVLAVKGAALGYPSSPAVQEMMQCVTELAGQALRFTTLLTSLAP; this is translated from the exons ATGGCCATTGCCACGTCG gcccagctggccCGGGCACTGTATGACAACACCGCTGAGTCCCCCCAGGAGCTGTCCTTCCGCCGAGGGGACGTCCTACGGGTCCTGCAGAGAGAGGGCGCTGGTGGACTGGACGGCTGGTGCCTCTGCTCCCTACACGGCCAGCAGGGCATTGTGCCCGCCAACAGGGTGAAGCTCCTGCCTGCTGGCCCAGCACCCAAGCCTGGCCTCTCTCCTGCACCCCCAGCCCAGCTTGGCTCACCATATCCAGCCCCAGATCACAGCAATGAGGACCAGGAG GTGTATGTGGTGCCGCCCCCAGCTCGGCCCTGTCCAACCTCAGGACCTCCAGCTGGACCTTGCCCACCCTCTCCTGACCCCATCTACAAGATCCCCAGAGCCAGTGGTACCCAGCTGGCTGCTCCCAGAGATGTCTTAGAG GTCTACGATGTGCCCCCTACCGCCCTTCGGGTGCTCTCCAGTAGCCCCTATGACTGCCCTGCCTCCTTTTCCCACCCTCTGACCCGGGTTGCCCTGCAGCCCCCTGAAGAGGATGATGCTCCCTATGATGTGCCTCTGACCCCAAAGCCACCTGCAGAGCTGGAACCAGATCTGGAGTGGGAAGGAGGCCGGGAACCAGGGCCCCCCATCTACGCTGCCCCCTCCAACCTGAAACGAGCGTCAGCCTTACTCAATCTGTATGAAGCACCCGAGGAACTGCTGGCAGATGGGGAAG gaCGGAAGGGCAGCATCCAGGACCggcctctgcccccacccccaccccgcctgCCTGGCTATGGGGGCCCCAAGGTCGAGGGGGATCCAGAGGGCAGGGAGATGGAAGATGACCCAGCAGGACACCACAATGAGTACGAGGGCATTCCAATGGCCGAGGAGTATGACTATGTCCACCTGAAG GGCATGGACAAAGCTCAGGGATCTAGGCCCCCGGATCAGGCCTGCACAAGGGATCCTGAACTGCTGGAGAGGGGAATGCCGGCGCTGCAG GAGGCCCTGTCCCCAGGGGAGCCACTGGTTCTGTCCACCGGAGATCTACAGCTCCTGCACTTCTACGCTGGGCAATGCCAGAGCCACTACTCGGCCCTGCAAGTGGCCGTGGCAGCCCTGATGTCCAGTACCCAGGCTAATCAGCCCCCGCGACTCTTCGTGCCCCACAGCAAGAGGGTGGTGGTGGCTGCTCATCGCCTGGTGTTTGTTGGGGACACCCTAGGCCGGCTGGCAGCCTCTGCCCCTCTGAGAGCACAGGTTAGGACTGGAGGTACAGCACTAGGCCAGGCATTGCGGGCCACTGTGCTGGCTGTCAAGGGAGCTGCCCTGGGCTACCCATCCAGCCCTGCCGTCCAAGAGATGATGCAGTGTGTAACAGAACTGGCAGGGCAGGCCCTGCGATTCACCACCCTGCTCACTAGCCTGGCTCCCTGA
- the EFS gene encoding embryonal Fyn-associated substrate isoform X2: MAIATSAQLARALYDNTAESPQELSFRRGDVLRVLQREGAGGLDGWCLCSLHGQQGIVPANRVKLLPAGPAPKPGLSPAPPAQLGSPYPAPDHSNEDQEVYVVPPPARPCPTSGPPAGPCPPSPDPIYKIPRASGTQLAAPRDVLEVYDVPPTALRVLSSSPYDCPASFSHPLTRVALQPPEEDDAPYDVPLTPKPPAELEPDLEWEGGREPGPPIYAAPSNLKRASALLNLYEAPEELLADGEGGGTDEGIYDVPLLGPEAPPSPEPPGALASHDQDTLAQLLARSPPPPHRPRLPSAESLSRRPLPALPVPEAPSPSPVPSPAPGRKGSIQDRPLPPPPPRLPGYGGPKVEGDPEGREMEDDPAGHHNEYEGIPMAEEYDYVHLKGMDKAQGSRPPDQACTRDPELLERGMPALQEALSPGEPLVLSTGDLQLLHFYAGQCQSHYSALQVAVAALMSSTQANQPPRLFVPHSKRVVVAAHRLVFVGDTLGRLAASAPLRAQPRVEVTALPPTSGRLAMKSQVAET, encoded by the exons ATGGCCATTGCCACGTCG gcccagctggccCGGGCACTGTATGACAACACCGCTGAGTCCCCCCAGGAGCTGTCCTTCCGCCGAGGGGACGTCCTACGGGTCCTGCAGAGAGAGGGCGCTGGTGGACTGGACGGCTGGTGCCTCTGCTCCCTACACGGCCAGCAGGGCATTGTGCCCGCCAACAGGGTGAAGCTCCTGCCTGCTGGCCCAGCACCCAAGCCTGGCCTCTCTCCTGCACCCCCAGCCCAGCTTGGCTCACCATATCCAGCCCCAGATCACAGCAATGAGGACCAGGAG GTGTATGTGGTGCCGCCCCCAGCTCGGCCCTGTCCAACCTCAGGACCTCCAGCTGGACCTTGCCCACCCTCTCCTGACCCCATCTACAAGATCCCCAGAGCCAGTGGTACCCAGCTGGCTGCTCCCAGAGATGTCTTAGAG GTCTACGATGTGCCCCCTACCGCCCTTCGGGTGCTCTCCAGTAGCCCCTATGACTGCCCTGCCTCCTTTTCCCACCCTCTGACCCGGGTTGCCCTGCAGCCCCCTGAAGAGGATGATGCTCCCTATGATGTGCCTCTGACCCCAAAGCCACCTGCAGAGCTGGAACCAGATCTGGAGTGGGAAGGAGGCCGGGAACCAGGGCCCCCCATCTACGCTGCCCCCTCCAACCTGAAACGAGCGTCAGCCTTACTCAATCTGTATGAAGCACCCGAGGAACTGCTGGCAGATGGGGAAGGTGGGGGCACTGATGAGGGGATCTACGATGTGCCTCTGCTGGGTCCAGAGGCTCCCCCTTCTCCAGAGCCCCCTGGAGCGCTGGCCTCCCATGACCAGGACACCCTGGCCCAGCTTCTGGCCAGAAGCCCCCCACCTCCACACAGGCCCCGGCTCCCCTCAGCTGAGAGCCTGTCCCGCCGCCCTCTGCCTGCCCTGCCTGTCCctgaggcccccagcccctccccagtgccctctcctgccccaggaCGGAAGGGCAGCATCCAGGACCggcctctgcccccacccccaccccgcctgCCTGGCTATGGGGGCCCCAAGGTCGAGGGGGATCCAGAGGGCAGGGAGATGGAAGATGACCCAGCAGGACACCACAATGAGTACGAGGGCATTCCAATGGCCGAGGAGTATGACTATGTCCACCTGAAG GGCATGGACAAAGCTCAGGGATCTAGGCCCCCGGATCAGGCCTGCACAAGGGATCCTGAACTGCTGGAGAGGGGAATGCCGGCGCTGCAG GAGGCCCTGTCCCCAGGGGAGCCACTGGTTCTGTCCACCGGAGATCTACAGCTCCTGCACTTCTACGCTGGGCAATGCCAGAGCCACTACTCGGCCCTGCAAGTGGCCGTGGCAGCCCTGATGTCCAGTACCCAGGCTAATCAGCCCCCGCGACTCTTCGTGCCCCACAGCAAGAGGGTGGTGGTGGCTGCTCATCGCCTGGTGTTTGTTGGGGACACCCTAGGCCGGCTGGCAGCCTCTGCCCCTCTGAGAGCACAG CCTAGGGTGGAGGTCACTGCACTGCCACCCACCTCTGGAAGACTGGCCATGAAAAGTCAGGTGGCAGAAACCTGA